TGATTTTGATTTGATCGTTGGAACGTCTACCGGCTCAATTTTGGCTGGGTCTATTGTCAAAAAAATTGCTATTGATAAAGTAATTTCTCTATATGAGTATGAAGGCAAAAATATTTTTAAGAAGAGATGGTTGTCTAGAATTGGTTTGTTTGGCAGTAGATATAACCCTAATCCATTAAAAGAACAATTGAAAACGATTTTTGGAAATACGGTGTTTGGAGATATAGAGAAACCTCTTTTAATATGTGCTACTGACATTGGGAATTCAACACAATTCGTTTTTAAGACAACTTTCAATGGTCAAAATGATAGCAATGGGAATACCAAAGAGTTGGTAAGAGATAAAAAGATAGCTTTATATGATGCTATTTTGGCTTCATCTTCAGCACCCATCTTTTTCCCTCCACATAAAATTGGCAATCATTTGCTTGCAGATGGAGGGCTTTGGGCAAACAGTCCTGTTCTGGTTGCATTGGCTGAGGCAAAAAAGATTTTTAAGGTTGAGCCTCAAGATGTTTCTATTGTCTCAATTGGAACAGGTGTAGAAGAAAATGATTATCATATAAACACCAAATTTTGGGGGTTCTTAACTGGCTGGAAAAGAGAAAAACTTATTTCGATGATTTTAAATTTGCAGACTAAAACCAATAATAGTTTGCTGCAATTTTTAATGCCGAAAGAAAATATTTTACGTTTGACATATACAAGCGACAAAACTCTGCCTCTTGATGATATATCCCAGAATGAAAACTTGCTCAGTAAAGCAGATCATGACTTTACTTCTCGACACGCTGAAATTCAATCGTTTATAAATAAATACATAAAGGACAAAGATGTCGACCAATAAAGAACTATTTAAAATTTTAGAAAAAGTCGGTGACTCTTTAGAGATCACCAAATCTCAATATAAATTAGCGGAAGAACGCTATAAAGCCGTAGGAAAATGGCTGGCTGAAGGCGAATATTGTTTATTGGGTGATGGTAAAAAACAATGTTTTAAAGATGGTGAAATATACCCTCAAGGTTCGATTAGATTGGGAACGACTGTCAAACCCATCGGAAAAAATGAGTTCGATATTGATCTGGTTTTTTATACACCAAATGTTTCGGCAGATATGATCAAGCCTGAACGTTTAAAGGAACTTATTGGTGATCGGCTTAAAGAACATGATACCTACAAAAAAATGCTCACCCCTTTAAATAGAGGCTGGTGTATTAATTATGCCAATGAATTCCATCTCGACATCACACCATCACTCGATAACCACCGCGAGCCATTCAATGAGAGTGAGCTGGTAGCTGATGAAAAGCTTGAATGCTATATGCCTACCAATCCCGAAGGATATGCAGAATGGTTCGATAATATCTCATCGATAGAGCCAATATCAGAATTTACAAAAAGTATGTTTGACTCAAGAAATACAATCCTTATGACTGAAGATGCAGCAACAGTCACTGAATTGCCAGAACATGACTCAAACAAACCTCTTTTAAAAAGATATATACAAATTTTTAAAAGACATAGAGACATGATGTTCGATGGTAAAGACGATGCGCCTATTTCTATTATTATTACTACTTTAGCAGCCAAATCCTATGAATATTGTATTCGACATTTTACGTATTACAATGAATATAGTTTAATGATTGATACTTTGAAATATATGCCCCTATTCATCGAAACACGAAACACTTTGTTTTGGATAGAAAATCCTACAGTTACGGGTGAAAATTTTGCAGAAAAATGGAATTACACTCCAATAAAAAAACAAAATTTTGATTCATGGCACACGGAAATAGTCAAAATGTTTGAATCGATTAATAACCTCAAAGGTCAACATTTAGTTTTTGAGTCTCTCAAAAAAGGATTGGGAGAACTCCCAGTCAATAAAGTTTACAACGACATGACACAAAAGGTTGATGACAATAGACAAAGAGGACTTTTAGGTGCTGGATTCGGGACTCTATCTGATTCTCATCCGGTCAAAAAAAATACATTTTTTGGAAACTAAATGTCATTTGCAAAAGGGGTCTCTAAATACAAAACACTAAGTTTAGAACAACAGTACTTTAGTATAAAAAATTGTCCCCTTGCATCCAATGGAAAAGGAGAGTTTTCACGTGACTACTTTTATTGGGAGTTTACTGCACAACCTACTCCACTGAGTAAGACATACGTTGTATTACTAATTTTCCATATTGATAACTATTCACCAGATGTTTTTATACTTGATCAGGATGTTTGGGATGTATCCAAAAAAAAATCTATTCCACATCTTTATGATTCAAAAAGGATTAAATTATGTCTGTATTACCCGGCGTACAAAGATTGGGATCAGACTATGCCGTTAAATACGACATTCGTTCCATGGACTTATTTGTGGCTTTATTATTATGAAGAATGGTTATATTCCTCTGAATGGAAAGGTGGTGGCGAGCATCCACAAAATAAAGAATCTGAAGAAAAAAACGATACGAAAATAAGTGTTTTTCATAAATTTCGAAAACCGAAGGCAAAAAAAATGAGCAAAATGGATAAAGCCAAACAAATCATTTATGCAATTTACGAACAGCGTAAGAAAGCTTATATCGAACACGAAGGGGTAGTATGAAACAAGACATCTTTACGGAGTTAACTCTTCAGAACAACACTATAGAACTCTTAAAGAATATGGGCTATACCTACATTAGCCAAGAAGAGAATGTAAGAGTTCGTAATGGCAAGCTCGGAGAAGTGATACTCAAAGACATTCTCCTCGAAAAACTGCAAAAAATCAATGGCTTTGAATACAAGGGGGTAGAATATACATTTTCCCCAAAAAATATTGCTAAAGCAATCGAAGAACTCAATGTACCTCTCAATGAAGGTCTGATGAGTGCCAACCAAAAAATCAGTGACAAACTCATGCTTGGAACCAGCTATGACGAAGAACTGCTCGACGGTGTCAAAAAAAGCTTCTCTCTCCAGTACATTGATTTTAAAAATCCAGAAAACAATATATTTCACGTCACAGAAGAGTACACCATCAGTCGCCAAATTACGACTGAAGTTGACAAGACAAGACGACCTGATTTGGTGCTCTTTATCAATGGAATTCCATTCGCAGTGATAGAACTGAAAAAATCAAGTGTAGACGCGGAGCAAGGGATCTCTCAAATGATACGTAATCAAGGAAAAGACGAAATCCCGCATCTCTTCAAATACATTCAGCTCACCATTGCAGGAAATAACCATAGCCCCAAATACGCTACAGCCGGAACGCCCAAGAAGTTTTATGCAGTCTGGGAAGAGGAAGAATTTAAAAATGAGCCAAATAGCCTCATAGAGGATCGAGCCGTGAGTGCGCTGGATAAAACCATTTTTGCCCTTTTCAGTAAAAAACGCGTGATCGAAATTTTGCACTCGTATATCATTTTTGATAACAAAATCAAAAAAGTGGCTCGTTATCAGCAATTTTTTGCGATCAAAGAAATCGTTAAAAAGATCAATGTGTTTGACAATACCGGAAGACGTGGCGGCGGGCTTGTATGGCACACACAAGGGAGTGGAAAATCCCTCACAATGGCAATGCTCACAAAAGTGATCAAACGGGACATTGCAGGTTCTAAAATCATCGTAGTCACCGATAGAACGGATTTGGACAGACAGATACACACGACGTTTGCCAATAGCGAGATCAAAGCCGGAAGGGCTAATAGCGGGCATGATTTGATCGAAAAACTGCAATCGGGCATGAGTGTCATCACGACGCTGATTCATAAATTTGAAACTGTTGAAAAAGAAAAAATCGTCTTAGATGACCCCAATATATTCGTGCTAGTCGATGAATCGCACCGTACTCAAGGCGGTGATCTACACAAGTCAATGAAAAAAGTGTTTGACAACGGTTGTTATCTCGGCTTTACGGGTACACCTCTGCTCAAACGCGAAAAAAGCTCTATTGCGAAATTCGGCGGATTGATTCATAAATACACGATTGATCAAGCGGTGCGGGACAATGCCGTCTTGCCACTACTGTATGAA
This is a stretch of genomic DNA from Sulfuricurvum sp.. It encodes these proteins:
- a CDS encoding nucleotidyltransferase, which encodes MSTNKELFKILEKVGDSLEITKSQYKLAEERYKAVGKWLAEGEYCLLGDGKKQCFKDGEIYPQGSIRLGTTVKPIGKNEFDIDLVFYTPNVSADMIKPERLKELIGDRLKEHDTYKKMLTPLNRGWCINYANEFHLDITPSLDNHREPFNESELVADEKLECYMPTNPEGYAEWFDNISSIEPISEFTKSMFDSRNTILMTEDAATVTELPEHDSNKPLLKRYIQIFKRHRDMMFDGKDDAPISIIITTLAAKSYEYCIRHFTYYNEYSLMIDTLKYMPLFIETRNTLFWIENPTVTGENFAEKWNYTPIKKQNFDSWHTEIVKMFESINNLKGQHLVFESLKKGLGELPVNKVYNDMTQKVDDNRQRGLLGAGFGTLSDSHPVKKNTFFGN
- a CDS encoding CBASS cGAMP-activated phospholipase, which codes for MSKKFRILCLDGGGIRGLYSAQLLKRIQDDCGVNFYNDFDLIVGTSTGSILAGSIVKKIAIDKVISLYEYEGKNIFKKRWLSRIGLFGSRYNPNPLKEQLKTIFGNTVFGDIEKPLLICATDIGNSTQFVFKTTFNGQNDSNGNTKELVRDKKIALYDAILASSSAPIFFPPHKIGNHLLADGGLWANSPVLVALAEAKKIFKVEPQDVSIVSIGTGVEENDYHINTKFWGFLTGWKREKLISMILNLQTKTNNSLLQFLMPKENILRLTYTSDKTLPLDDISQNENLLSKADHDFTSRHAEIQSFINKYIKDKDVDQ